A section of the Serratia liquefaciens ATCC 27592 genome encodes:
- the nrdF gene encoding class 1b ribonucleoside-diphosphate reductase subunit beta encodes MNTPKPAQLVRAINWNIIEDDKDLEVWNRLTSNFWLPEKVPLSNDIPSWATLTPKEQQLTIRVFTGLTLLDTIQNTVGAPALIEDAITPHEEAVYSNISFMEAVHARSYSSIFSTLCQTPDVDDAYRWSEENRALQKKASIILAHYRSDDPLMKKVASVFLESFLFYSGFYLPMYWSSRAKLTNTADLIRLIIRDEAVHGYYIGYKFQKGLEKVDAARRQQVKNFAFDLMQDLYDNEVRYTEELYDGVGWTEDVKTFLHYNANKALMNLGYEALFPPSMAQVNPAILSALSPNADENHDFFSGSGSSYVIGKAVNTEDDDWDF; translated from the coding sequence ATGAATACCCCTAAACCGGCGCAGTTGGTGCGCGCGATCAACTGGAACATCATCGAAGACGACAAGGATCTGGAGGTGTGGAACCGCCTGACCTCCAACTTCTGGCTGCCGGAGAAGGTGCCGCTGTCGAACGACATTCCGTCGTGGGCAACGTTGACGCCAAAGGAGCAGCAGTTGACCATTCGGGTATTCACCGGCCTGACGCTGCTGGACACCATTCAAAATACCGTGGGCGCGCCGGCGCTGATCGAAGATGCGATTACGCCGCATGAGGAGGCGGTGTACTCCAACATCAGCTTTATGGAGGCGGTGCATGCTCGTTCGTACAGCTCAATTTTCTCTACGCTGTGCCAGACACCGGACGTCGACGATGCCTACCGCTGGAGCGAAGAAAACCGCGCGCTGCAGAAAAAAGCCAGCATCATTCTGGCCCACTACCGCAGCGACGATCCGCTGATGAAGAAGGTCGCCAGCGTATTCCTGGAGTCGTTCCTGTTCTATTCGGGCTTTTATCTGCCAATGTACTGGTCGAGCCGCGCCAAGTTGACCAACACCGCCGATTTGATCCGTCTGATCATCCGCGATGAGGCGGTGCACGGTTATTACATCGGTTATAAATTCCAAAAAGGATTGGAGAAGGTCGACGCGGCGCGGCGCCAACAGGTGAAAAATTTCGCCTTCGATCTGATGCAGGATTTGTACGATAACGAGGTGCGTTACACCGAAGAGCTGTACGACGGTGTAGGCTGGACTGAGGACGTGAAAACCTTCCTGCACTATAACGCCAACAAGGCGTTGATGAATCTGGGGTACGAAGCGTTGTTCCCGCCGTCGATGGCGCAGGTCAATCCGGCCATTCTGTCGGCACTGTCGCCTAACGCCGACGAGAACCACGACTTCTTCTCCGGCTCAGGCTCGTCTTACGTGATTGGTAAAGCGGTCAACACTGAAGATGACGACTGGGATTTCTGA
- a CDS encoding DUF1289 domain-containing protein: protein MVGRSRRRKTGSQIDDGVRSPCNNVCQIDTENAWCRGCWRTLEEIAAWSSADDEEKRAIWQRIRQRTGNI from the coding sequence ATGGTAGGCCGCAGCAGAAGAAGAAAAACCGGCAGTCAGATTGACGATGGCGTGCGTTCACCCTGCAATAATGTTTGCCAGATCGACACCGAAAACGCGTGGTGTCGGGGCTGTTGGCGCACGCTGGAGGAAATCGCCGCCTGGTCGAGTGCTGATGACGAGGAAAAACGGGCCATTTGGCAGCGCATCCGACAGCGTACCGGAAATATCTAA
- a CDS encoding SDR family oxidoreductase — protein sequence MNTKTQQVAIVTGASRGIGAAIAERLAADGFTVIVNYSGNQALADELVRKIEQSGGRALSARADVSDAAAVAQLFDRAEQAFGGVDILVNNAGVIALAPVAEMSDADVDRLIDINLKGTFNTLREAAKRLRDNGRIINFSSSVVGLLQPNYGMYAASKAAVEALTSVLAKELRGRNITVNAIAPGPTATGLFLDGKTPELIDRLAKMAPLERLGQPQDIAAAVSFLAGADGAWINGQTLRANGGII from the coding sequence ATGAACACCAAGACTCAGCAAGTTGCCATTGTCACCGGCGCATCGCGCGGTATAGGCGCGGCCATTGCCGAACGCCTGGCTGCCGACGGTTTTACCGTGATCGTCAACTATTCAGGCAATCAGGCATTGGCCGATGAGCTGGTGCGCAAAATTGAACAAAGCGGGGGGCGGGCGCTGAGCGCCAGGGCGGACGTCAGCGACGCCGCCGCCGTTGCCCAGCTGTTTGACCGGGCCGAGCAGGCTTTCGGCGGCGTGGATATCCTGGTGAATAACGCCGGGGTGATTGCGCTGGCTCCGGTCGCAGAAATGAGCGATGCCGATGTCGATCGGCTGATCGACATTAACCTGAAGGGGACCTTCAACACGCTGCGAGAGGCGGCGAAACGCCTGCGCGACAACGGGCGCATCATCAACTTTTCATCCAGCGTGGTCGGGCTGCTGCAGCCGAACTACGGCATGTATGCCGCCAGCAAGGCCGCCGTCGAAGCGCTGACCAGCGTGCTGGCGAAAGAGCTGCGGGGGCGCAATATTACCGTCAACGCCATCGCGCCGGGCCCGACCGCCACCGGGCTGTTCCTGGACGGCAAAACGCCGGAGCTGATCGACCGGCTGGCGAAAATGGCCCCATTGGAGCGTCTGGGTCAGCCGCAGGATATCGCCGCGGCGGTGTCATTCCTGGCCGGTGCAGACGGTGCCTGGATCAACGGCCAAACCCTGCGGGCCAACGGCGGCATTATCTGA
- a CDS encoding LysR family transcriptional regulator, with protein sequence MDRIDAMRLFTRVVEQRSFTQAAQDLNLPRSTVTDAIKQLEARLQVRLLQRTTRHVSPTLDGEAYYQRCLTILADIEDAEMAFAGAKPRGLLRIDVHGTLARHFLLPELPDFLTQYPDIELFMSEGDRLVDPVREGIDCVVRVGKLKDSDMVARRLGEFEEVTCAAPDYLQRFGTPHSISELEGHRMVGFRSTASGTLMPLEFTVAGQTRQVTLPCTVSVSAAESLVAAARMGLGIIQVPRYHLRDSLDNGSLLPLLPQFPSTPMPVSLLYPRNRQLSPRVRVFIDWFSKVFAARNR encoded by the coding sequence ATGGACAGAATCGATGCCATGCGCTTGTTTACCCGCGTGGTGGAACAACGCAGCTTTACCCAGGCCGCACAGGATCTGAACCTGCCGCGATCGACGGTGACCGATGCCATCAAGCAACTGGAAGCTCGGCTGCAGGTGCGGTTGTTGCAACGCACCACCCGTCACGTCAGTCCAACCCTGGATGGCGAAGCTTACTATCAACGCTGCCTGACCATTCTGGCGGATATCGAAGATGCCGAGATGGCGTTTGCCGGTGCCAAACCGCGTGGGCTGCTGCGCATCGACGTGCACGGCACGTTGGCACGGCACTTTTTGCTGCCGGAACTTCCCGACTTTTTGACGCAATATCCGGATATCGAACTTTTTATGAGCGAGGGCGATCGGCTGGTAGATCCGGTGCGGGAAGGTATCGACTGCGTGGTGCGGGTCGGCAAACTGAAAGACAGCGATATGGTGGCGCGTCGGTTAGGCGAGTTTGAAGAGGTCACCTGCGCCGCCCCGGACTACCTGCAACGTTTTGGCACGCCGCATTCCATCAGCGAACTTGAAGGCCACCGCATGGTGGGCTTCCGTTCCACGGCCAGCGGCACCCTGATGCCGCTGGAATTTACTGTGGCTGGCCAGACGCGGCAGGTGACATTGCCTTGCACGGTGTCGGTCAGCGCGGCGGAAAGCCTGGTTGCTGCGGCACGCATGGGGCTGGGGATCATTCAGGTGCCGCGTTATCACCTGCGCGACAGCCTGGATAACGGCAGCTTGCTGCCCCTGCTGCCGCAATTCCCCTCCACTCCGATGCCGGTCTCCTTGCTCTACCCGCGCAACCGCCAACTTTCACCGCGGGTTCGGGTCTTCATCGACTGGTTCAGCAAAGTGTTCGCCGCCCGTAACCGATAA
- a CDS encoding MBL fold metallo-hydrolase, with translation MFWKRYLLGAALAVMSLQTLAAAPQVKTPAPGFYRIMLGSYEVTALSDGVLRLPVDRLLLNSSPKLIETALAEHHQGLPVVTSVNAYLINTGSKLILVDTGAGSLLGDGLGKLVVNLKAAGYQPQQVDEIYLTHMHPDHLGGLTQNGKAAFPNAVVRAGQQDADFWLSESRLKQAPPKEKASFENVIAALKPYQAAGHFKTFSNDGELSPGISAFAAHGHTPGHSIYLVESQGKKLLLLGDLIHVAAVQFAHPRVAISFDKDAKAAVAQRLRVFSDSAQRSVLVGGPHLSFPGLGYLNKQGEGYDWVPLEYGAM, from the coding sequence ATGTTCTGGAAACGTTACCTGCTGGGGGCGGCGCTGGCCGTTATGTCGCTGCAAACCCTGGCCGCCGCGCCGCAGGTGAAAACCCCCGCGCCGGGTTTTTATCGCATCATGCTGGGCAGCTATGAAGTCACAGCCTTGTCTGATGGCGTACTCCGCTTGCCGGTTGACAGACTGCTGCTGAACAGTTCGCCAAAGCTGATAGAGACCGCTCTGGCCGAGCACCATCAGGGCCTGCCGGTCGTCACCTCTGTTAATGCTTACCTGATCAATACCGGCAGCAAGCTGATCCTGGTTGATACCGGTGCGGGTTCGCTGCTGGGGGACGGGTTGGGCAAACTGGTCGTAAACCTCAAGGCTGCCGGTTATCAGCCACAGCAGGTGGATGAAATTTACCTGACGCATATGCACCCGGATCATCTCGGCGGTTTGACGCAAAACGGTAAAGCTGCTTTTCCAAATGCAGTGGTGCGTGCCGGGCAGCAGGATGCGGATTTTTGGCTTAGCGAGAGTCGGTTGAAACAGGCGCCGCCGAAGGAGAAAGCCTCGTTCGAGAATGTTATCGCCGCGCTCAAGCCTTATCAGGCCGCCGGACATTTTAAAACGTTCAGTAATGATGGTGAGCTGTCGCCGGGGATCAGTGCGTTTGCCGCCCATGGTCATACGCCAGGCCACAGCATCTATCTGGTGGAAAGCCAGGGTAAAAAATTGTTGCTGCTGGGGGATTTGATCCACGTGGCGGCGGTGCAGTTCGCCCATCCGCGTGTCGCGATAAGCTTTGATAAAGATGCCAAAGCGGCAGTAGCCCAGCGGCTGCGGGTGTTTAGTGATAGCGCTCAACGCAGTGTGCTGGTGGGCGGACCGCATCTGTCATTCCCCGGGTTGGGTTACCTGAATAAACAGGGGGAAGGTTACGACTGGGTGCCGCTGGAATATGGCGCCATGTAA
- a CDS encoding 2-hydroxycarboxylate transporter family protein, with the protein MSTTDDSFLAAKDKTAEIPLREKWWHILDNYKVGIIPLPFFVLAGVLILLDCLEGKLPSDIVVMVATLAFFGFACGEFGKRLPLIGKMGAAAICATFIPSALVHYGLLPDVVVESTTKFYKSTNILYLYICCIIVGSIMSMNRQVLIQGFLRIFAPMLCGEIVGMLVGMAVGMALGLEPFQIFFFLILPIMAGGVGEGAIPLSMGYAAILHMEQGVALGRILPIVMLGSLTAIVLAGLLNQLGKRYPHLTGEGSLMPSKQGESEMSAVEKISGKVDVSTIACGALLAILLYMVGMLLHRMIGLPAPVGMLFAAVAVKLAHGVSPRIQEGSQVVYKFFRTAVTYPILFAVGVAITPWQELVNAFTFQNLVVIVSTVSALVATGFFVGKKIGMHPIDVAIVSCCQSGQGGTGDVAILTAGNRMSLMPFAQIATRIGGAINVSLSLLVLAKFFV; encoded by the coding sequence ATGAGCACAACAGATGATTCTTTCCTCGCCGCCAAAGACAAAACCGCTGAAATACCGCTGCGGGAGAAATGGTGGCATATACTGGACAATTACAAAGTAGGAATTATTCCGTTGCCGTTCTTTGTTCTGGCCGGCGTACTTATTTTATTGGATTGCCTGGAAGGGAAATTACCGAGCGATATCGTGGTCATGGTTGCCACATTGGCGTTCTTTGGTTTTGCCTGCGGCGAGTTTGGCAAACGCCTGCCGCTGATCGGCAAAATGGGGGCCGCGGCGATCTGCGCCACCTTTATTCCTTCTGCGTTGGTGCATTACGGCTTGCTGCCGGACGTGGTGGTGGAATCGACCACCAAATTCTATAAATCGACCAATATTCTGTACCTCTACATCTGCTGCATTATCGTTGGCAGCATTATGAGCATGAACCGTCAGGTGCTGATCCAGGGCTTTCTGCGCATTTTCGCGCCGATGCTGTGCGGTGAGATTGTCGGCATGCTGGTAGGAATGGCGGTGGGCATGGCGCTGGGGCTGGAGCCGTTCCAAATCTTCTTCTTCCTGATTTTGCCGATCATGGCCGGTGGCGTCGGTGAAGGCGCGATCCCGTTGTCGATGGGGTATGCGGCGATTCTGCATATGGAGCAGGGGGTAGCCTTGGGGCGCATTCTGCCTATCGTCATGCTTGGCAGCCTGACCGCCATTGTTCTGGCCGGCTTGCTTAACCAACTGGGTAAACGTTACCCGCACCTGACCGGCGAAGGCAGCCTGATGCCAAGCAAGCAGGGCGAAAGCGAGATGAGCGCGGTGGAAAAAATCAGCGGTAAGGTGGATGTCAGCACCATTGCCTGCGGTGCGCTGCTGGCCATCCTGCTGTACATGGTAGGGATGTTGCTGCACCGCATGATTGGCCTGCCGGCACCGGTTGGCATGCTGTTCGCCGCGGTGGCGGTGAAGCTGGCACATGGCGTGTCCCCACGCATTCAGGAAGGTTCGCAGGTGGTCTATAAATTCTTCCGTACTGCGGTCACCTACCCGATTCTGTTTGCCGTCGGCGTAGCGATCACTCCGTGGCAGGAACTGGTTAACGCCTTCACCTTCCAAAATCTGGTGGTGATCGTCAGCACCGTGTCTGCACTGGTGGCGACTGGCTTCTTCGTCGGCAAGAAAATTGGCATGCACCCGATCGATGTGGCGATTGTCTCCTGCTGCCAGAGTGGGCAGGGTGGCACTGGCGATGTTGCCATCCTCACCGCCGGCAACCGTATGTCGCTGATGCCTTTTGCGCAGATAGCTACCCGTATCGGCGGCGCGATCAATGTCTCGCTCTCTTTGCTGGTACTGGCCAAATTCTTCGTATAA
- a CDS encoding ATP-binding protein, with translation MRIKLSFQIKLFLCLVAFSCLLLTFIGAYTYYQLDAQLHRDLGARAQVQAREIALIPSLITAVEKKDPVKIAALMKKIRASSDASYIVIGDKQTRHLYHSEYANRIGTPMVGGDNKEVLEGKSIISIRKGGIGISLRSKAPILDENNNVIGIVSVGYLKSHIDNLNSRTLTQILGSIVLLLIALFVFSWLLSKNLKRQMFWLEPKEIALLVRQQKALLEAIYEGVIAVDPQLRIITINHAARELLDLRQPAAALMGREIGEVIQSQPDFFGASQLGHDTHDEVCRFNHVRVIASRVRIMQEEELQGWVISFRDKNDINTLSSQLSQVKRYADNLRIMRHEQLNWTATLAGLLHMQRYDEAIRYVEAQSEGAQEILDFISQRFSSAALCGLLLGKYSSAKEKGVELRFDPACQLRQIPAALNETELMSIIGNLLDNAVDATLHYGAPYEAVELYISDSSNELVIEVADRGTGIAPEVRDTLFEQGVTTKDDKGDHGIGLHLVASHVAQAHGSIEVSDNDPHGAIFSLFIPKQS, from the coding sequence ATGCGTATAAAACTCTCATTTCAAATCAAGCTATTCCTGTGCCTGGTTGCCTTCTCCTGCCTGCTGTTGACGTTTATTGGTGCTTACACCTACTACCAGCTCGATGCGCAACTGCACCGCGACCTCGGTGCACGAGCGCAGGTGCAGGCCCGAGAGATTGCCCTGATCCCTTCCCTGATCACCGCAGTGGAAAAAAAAGACCCGGTTAAAATTGCAGCGCTAATGAAGAAAATTCGCGCCAGCAGCGATGCCAGCTATATCGTTATCGGCGATAAGCAAACCCGGCATCTTTATCACTCTGAATATGCCAACCGTATCGGCACGCCGATGGTCGGCGGCGATAATAAAGAGGTTCTCGAAGGCAAAAGCATTATTTCCATTCGCAAAGGCGGCATCGGCATTTCATTGCGCAGTAAAGCGCCCATTTTGGACGAAAATAATAACGTCATCGGCATTGTTTCGGTGGGTTATCTCAAATCACATATCGACAATTTAAATTCCAGAACTCTGACGCAAATTCTTGGGTCGATAGTGCTTTTATTAATCGCGCTGTTCGTATTTTCGTGGCTGTTATCGAAGAATTTAAAACGCCAAATGTTCTGGCTGGAACCGAAAGAAATTGCCCTGTTGGTACGTCAACAGAAAGCGTTGCTGGAAGCAATCTATGAAGGGGTGATTGCCGTCGATCCTCAGTTGCGGATCATCACCATTAACCACGCGGCCCGTGAACTGCTGGATTTGCGTCAGCCCGCCGCCGCCCTGATGGGCAGAGAAATCGGTGAGGTGATCCAATCCCAGCCGGATTTCTTCGGCGCCTCACAGTTAGGGCATGACACCCATGACGAGGTCTGTCGTTTCAACCATGTCCGGGTTATCGCCAGCCGGGTACGCATCATGCAGGAAGAAGAGCTGCAGGGCTGGGTGATCAGCTTCCGCGACAAAAACGACATCAACACCCTGAGCAGCCAGCTTAGCCAGGTGAAGCGCTATGCTGACAACCTGCGCATCATGCGCCACGAACAGCTGAACTGGACCGCCACCCTCGCCGGCCTGCTGCATATGCAACGCTACGACGAGGCCATCCGCTATGTGGAGGCGCAATCTGAAGGTGCGCAGGAGATCCTCGACTTTATCTCACAGCGTTTCAGTTCGGCGGCATTATGCGGCCTGCTGCTGGGCAAATACTCCAGCGCGAAGGAAAAAGGCGTGGAGCTTCGCTTCGACCCGGCCTGCCAGCTGCGGCAGATCCCGGCGGCATTGAATGAAACCGAATTGATGTCGATCATCGGCAATTTGCTGGATAATGCGGTAGACGCTACGCTGCATTACGGCGCGCCCTATGAGGCGGTAGAACTTTATATCAGCGACAGCAGCAATGAACTGGTGATTGAAGTGGCCGATCGCGGCACCGGTATTGCCCCTGAGGTGCGCGATACGCTGTTCGAACAGGGCGTCACCACCAAAGATGACAAGGGTGACCACGGCATCGGCCTGCACCTGGTTGCCAGCCACGTGGCGCAGGCGCACGGCAGCATAGAAGTGTCGGACAACGATCCGCACGGCGCTATTTTTTCTTTGTTTATCCCTAAACAATCTTGA
- a CDS encoding response regulator, translating to MQPEALDVLIVEDEPQLATLHAEFIEQNFALRVVAYAATLAEARVKVNAHQPRLILLDNFLPDGQGIELMEEAAVKNPGCSVIFITAASDMNTCSQAIRNGAFDYIIKPVSYKRLRNSLERFMQFVQTQRTFKVIDQSNVDALYNLQSKQFSSEPSAKGIETNTLELVQALFIKQPEAAHAVEDVVEQVGISKTTARRYLEYCVATQFVRVEMMYGNIGHPRRLYRKA from the coding sequence ATGCAACCAGAAGCACTGGACGTTTTGATCGTGGAAGATGAGCCACAGCTGGCGACGCTGCACGCGGAATTTATTGAGCAGAACTTTGCTCTGCGGGTGGTGGCCTATGCTGCCACGCTGGCCGAGGCCAGAGTCAAAGTCAATGCCCACCAGCCACGGCTGATCCTGCTGGACAATTTTTTGCCCGACGGCCAGGGCATTGAACTGATGGAAGAGGCGGCGGTGAAAAACCCCGGCTGTTCAGTGATTTTTATTACCGCCGCCAGCGACATGAATACCTGCAGCCAGGCGATCCGCAATGGTGCCTTCGATTACATCATTAAGCCGGTCTCCTACAAGCGGCTGCGCAACTCACTGGAGCGCTTTATGCAGTTTGTGCAAACCCAGCGCACCTTCAAGGTAATCGACCAAAGCAACGTCGACGCGCTGTATAACCTGCAATCCAAGCAGTTCTCCAGCGAACCCAGCGCCAAAGGCATAGAAACCAACACGCTGGAGCTGGTGCAGGCGCTGTTTATCAAGCAACCGGAAGCCGCGCATGCGGTAGAAGACGTGGTCGAACAGGTCGGGATCAGCAAAACCACGGCCCGACGTTATCTGGAATACTGCGTCGCCACCCAGTTTGTGCGCGTCGAAATGATGTACGGCAATATTGGTCATCCGCGGCGTCTGTATCGCAAGGCATAA